Within the Achromobacter spanius genome, the region TGAAGGCGGCGTCCGGACAGAGCAGGATGGACTGCGCCAATTCGTCGTGTTCGGCTTGCGAGAACAAATCCATGGCGATCCAGTCGGCCGGCGTCTTGCCGTCGCAGATGACCAGGATTTCGCTGGGGCCGGCAATCATGTCGATGCCGACCACGCCGAATACGCGGCGCTTGGCGGCGGCCACATAGGCGTTGCCGGGGCCCACGATCTTGTCCACGGCGGGCACGGTGTCCGTGCCGTAGGCCAGTGCGCCCACGGCTTGCGCGCCGCCGATGGCGAACACGCGGTCCACGCCGCCGATGGCGGCGGCCGCCAGCACGATGGGGTTGCGCACGCCGTCGGGCGTGGGCGTCACCATGACCAGTTCCTGCACGCCCGCGACCTTGGCGGGAATGGCGTTCATCAGCACCGACGACGGGTAAGCGGCCTTGCCGCCCGGCACATACAGGCCCACGCGGTCCAGCGGCGTCACCTGTTGGCCCAGCATCGTGCCGTCGGCTTCGGTGTAGGTCCAGGTGTGGGCAAGCTGGCGCTCGTGGTAGCTGCGCACGCGGTCGGCGGCGGCTTCCAGCGCGTTGCGCTGCGCGGTGGGCAAGGTGGCCAGCGCGGCGTGCCAGTCGGCCTTGGGAATTTCAAGCGTGTCGGCCGAGGCGGCCGGCATGCGGTCAAAGCGCTGCGTGTATTCCACCAGCGCGGCGTCGCCGCGCGCGCGCACGTCGGCCAGGATGCCGGCCGCTGCGCGGTCGATGGACTCGTCCTCGGTGGCCTCGAAAGCCAGCAGCTTGGACAGGGCGGATTTGAATCCGGGATCGCGGGAGTCGAGACGATTGATCAGGGCCATGGCGTCATGGAGCAAAGCGGAAAGCGGCCGCCGCGACGTCGCGGCGGGCGGGGGTCAGGCGTTGCGGGAGGCGGCTCTTTCGAAGGCGTCCAGCAAGGGTTGCAGGCGGGCGCCGCGGGTCTTCAGCGCGGCCTGGTTGACGATCAGGCGCGACGAAATCGGCATGACGTCTTCCACCGCGACCAGGTCGTTGGCGCGCAGCGTGCCGCCGGTGGACACCAGGTCAACGATGCAGTCGGCCAGGCCAACCAGCGGCGCCAATTCCATCGAACCATACAGCTTGATGATGTCCACGTACACACCCTTGGCCGCGAAGTGTTCACGGGCTGAGTGCACGTATTTGGTGGCCACGCGCAGGCGCGCGCCCTGGTGCACCGCGCCTTCGTAGTCAAAGCCATTGCGCACGGCGACGGCCAGGCGGCACTTGGCGATGTTCAGGTCGATGGGCTGGTACAGGCCGCCGGGCTGCTCCTTGGCGTGCTCGATCAGTACGTCCTTGCCCGCGATGCCCAGGTCCGCCGCGCCGTACTGCACGTAGGTGGGCACGTCGGAGGCGCGCACGATGATCAGGCGCAGGCCGGGGTCGCTGGTCGGCAGGATCAGCTTGCGGGAGCTTTCCGGGCTTTCCGTGACTTCGATGCCGGCTTCGGCCAGCAAGGGCATGGTTTCTTCAAAAATCCGGCCCTTGGACAGCGCCAGGGTCAGGGGCTTCATCGTGGTGGCATTGTTCATTGCCGGGTAGCCTCAAAATGAACGGACCCACTCGGGGGGCAGCAAGCCGAAGGCGCAGCGTGGGGGCTATTACATTTCATGCCTGTTCCTTGCCGGTCACGCGTTGGATGTTCGCGCCCAGGGCGCGTAGTTTGACTTCCATCTGGTCGTAGCCACGATCCAGGTGGTAGATGCGGTCGACCAGCGTGTCGCCGTCGGCCGCCAAGCCGGCGATGACCAGGCTGGCGGAGGCGCGCAGGTCGGTGGCCATGACGGTGGCGCCCGACAGGCGCTTC harbors:
- the hisD gene encoding histidinol dehydrogenase; this translates as MALINRLDSRDPGFKSALSKLLAFEATEDESIDRAAAGILADVRARGDAALVEYTQRFDRMPAASADTLEIPKADWHAALATLPTAQRNALEAAADRVRSYHERQLAHTWTYTEADGTMLGQQVTPLDRVGLYVPGGKAAYPSSVLMNAIPAKVAGVQELVMVTPTPDGVRNPIVLAAAAIGGVDRVFAIGGAQAVGALAYGTDTVPAVDKIVGPGNAYVAAAKRRVFGVVGIDMIAGPSEILVICDGKTPADWIAMDLFSQAEHDELAQSILLCPDAAFIEEVEAAIARLLPTMPRADILRVSLANRGALIQVQSLEEACQIANDIAPEHLEISTEQPEIWTAKIRHAGAIFMGRFSSEALGDYCAGPNHVLPTSRTARFSSPLGVYDFQKRSSLIQVSHQGAQTLGRIAAELALGEGLQAHAASAQYRIDKP
- the hisG gene encoding ATP phosphoribosyltransferase, translated to MNNATTMKPLTLALSKGRIFEETMPLLAEAGIEVTESPESSRKLILPTSDPGLRLIIVRASDVPTYVQYGAADLGIAGKDVLIEHAKEQPGGLYQPIDLNIAKCRLAVAVRNGFDYEGAVHQGARLRVATKYVHSAREHFAAKGVYVDIIKLYGSMELAPLVGLADCIVDLVSTGGTLRANDLVAVEDVMPISSRLIVNQAALKTRGARLQPLLDAFERAASRNA